The genomic stretch TACTGACATTATTACAACAGTCATTTCTGTGaccattttgtttaaaaatgtttattGCCGAGCATAAAACTGAAcaaagtcattgttttaacagCCAATAAACATTGTTATGTGGTCCCATCGATCAGTAGTCTGTTCCAGATCCAGAaatgccaagccgaccacattgccGGCATGACTATTCCAGGGGTGGGGGGTAAGGGGTGAAgggtaccatagctgaaacaacccacacctttacaaaaatgctaaccttaggcctagtcattatctaaagcatagtgtttaggcctaaggttagcattaattttttgtaaaggtttgggttgtttcagctatagtACCCTAACATCGCTTATCCCACCCCTACCCCTGACCCCCGGAATAGACATGCCACCACATTTAAGGAAAGGCCAGGGGCACAACACCGGAAATACTGTAGCATGTGATAATAATATGTAATGCCTCACTTGTAGCAAAAAAGAGCGTGAAAAACGTTTAATGCATTTGACTTCTTTTTGGAGACTTGGGGGTGGTGGCAGAACCTAAGAATGTCACGCACGTTTTGCGTGAACGCGTGACACCAGAGAAACATGGCAGCGGGCGAGTATGTCATTTGCTTCtccgaaaaatgccaaaaagaGGACGTTAAACAGTATTTTATCAACTGCCTGAGTCGTAACAAGTTTAGTGTTACGCGAGAAGACTTCGAAGGCAAAACGTTATTAACTGTTGCTGCGCCTTTCAGCGTACTTGCTGACAAGGTTAATGAACCATTGCAATTGTTTGGTTTGATATGTGGGGGTGTGTTTATGTGTTAGCTCATTCTATCAAGAAGTGAAAAGATTATGTAATTTGATGACCGAAAAATCTTGTTGTAGGCTGAAGAAGATGGTATTGAGAAAGCCACAAAGGAAAATAAGGTACACCTTTATTAACAGAAggttaattaaggacggtgcctactaattaaagatatttttgccccgatgcatgtgtgattatgcaggaaatgtagatcttaacaagtgttattgaaatccaaaaagaaaattggggataaccacgcatttttcaaagataattcatgaataatatttgtaaaaagcaatgtatggcgttctttctcaaattgaagcttaattatctctgaaaaatgtatggctacccccaattttctttttggataccaatagtacttactaagatctactttctccggatagttttaaaccgcgcaataatatctctgtattagtaagcatcggcgataggaaatgcgagtatctggagatgcgcagaacgtatgcgcaacaaCAATAGTAGGAACCGTCCTTAAAATCATCCAGCTTAATTTTACTGATGGATGTCGGATGTCTGCTTGTCTCTCTGtcataacaattttttttcaatttttaaatcGATCTCCTCCGcaaatttactttttaattttatttcaaccTTGAATACACTTCATAAGTATTAGCTTATTGTTTTTCCCCCTTGTTTCTGCGATGTTCCTACTCCTACTTGTTCCTACTTGTACACTTTTTTGGAGGTTATAAAAGCCCCCATTGAAGaaatatagcgatatttcttgtttacaaacattgacgtcacatttcttttgatattcaaatttgccaaccacagaacaaaagaagtcattgtttcaacagccaattaggttctggctGGCgcttattaataacaatgggtgacatcACGAAAAACATCGCTTATGCATTGTAATGTGAGGTTACATTACTGCAACTACCATGAATACATTTTGCTTGAAtgtctttaaggacggtgcctactattgttaatgcgcatacgttctgctcatctccagatactcggatttcctattgccgatgcttactaatagggatattattgcgcggtttaaaactatccggaaaaagtagatcttagtaagtactcttggtatccaaaaagaaaattgggtgtaaccatgcatttttgagagataatcaagcttcaatttgagaaagaacgccatacattgctttgtattttaaagctttttacaaatattattcatgaattatctgcgaaaaatgcgtggttacccccaattttctttttggatttcaataacacttgttaagatctacatttcctgcataatcacacaccggggcaaaaatatctttaattaattggcaccgtccttaacttggTGTAATTCCATCTGGATTTTAAAATCCAATACacactgtttacaaacatttcttttaatattcaaatttgccaacaattgaaacaaaagaactcaTTTGTTCCAACAGCAAATCAACCTCTGGTTGGACATTATAATAAGACATTGTGTACAGTCCAAATTTGCTGTAACAagcatttaattaattaaaaggatTTGTGTAGTTGCAGTAAAAATGCCATCCTAAAGAAAAATTGAGATGGTTTAATCCATACAACTGTGGGTGGATAGCATATACGGAGTatgtattatattattaaattttggACCTCAGATATTGTGTTTCTAGTTTGCTGATcagttcactcaatctcggtaatcagctcatatacctcagggttttcaaaagttttgtaaagtagTGGGCAGACTTCTGAAAGCACTGGATGTGACATTTTTGGTGCTGCAAGGCACCTTGTGAGTGTGGAAGGCACGAGCTACCTAGGGGGGGGCCGTTTGTAGGGGCATGTCGCCCCAGGAAATTCTTAAAATAAAACACTCAGAAAggctgtttccagtgtttctggaacccaaaAATCAGTTTCCTAGGCAAGGCTgcagttcactcaaattctctttgaAAAGTAAGTTAAAgaattataattaaaaaaaaaaaacaagtcaaatattggcatcaaactaccagacatggaatgggaaaccacCGGACGAAACGTCCGGCGTCCGGCCTCAAGCGAAAACCCTGATACCTTATGTCCTGGTATGGTCATATCAGCTATCGATTGTCAGTTCTCGGTGATCTTAGTGATTATCAATTGCTCTAATATTGTCAAAGTTTCAGAATTTAATGCTGctttaattaacaataatatttcatGAGCACaggttggatatgagactggttatagccatcAGTGCTATGCGCCTCTTTCggtatttaccatctcatatccaatgcatGCTCATGGAATTGTTAATCAAAGCATTGCAAATTTAGGTACAAGTACTGAAAGTATATGATAATTTATTGGGGAATCTTTATACCTTGGAATATTAGGTCTAATTTCTTCAGGGAGTTGAACGTTTATAATCCCTAGATGGACTTGCAAAAAGATAGACCTGGGCCAGTTATCTATTTTTCTCAAAGGACTCACATCCAAGTGCAAGTCTTGGACAACTGTTATGTGCAAGTTACCTGGTCTGGCAACCTGGGAATTGGGACATGTGGAGGATTGGGtcaccttaacccattgactcccaggggttccccattgacgagtaaaatcatctggcgttagacagagtaaaatactaagtctggctggtttaggccggtttggacgtcaaagggttttAATGGGGACATAAATGCATATGACTTTAGGGGTAAAATCTTAAGTATCTGCCTCTCATTGGATTTGATCATTGGTTTTTAGAATTTTGGGCAGAGAGGAATATGCTTGATTTAACTTTGTATGATAAGTTTCTGAGTAAAAATAACAGAACCTCTCCCTTGTTTGAGGTTTACTTTCTTTTAAGGGAAACCTTTCTTTCtgcttgaattttacgtttTTGCTTTTCCATACCTTTTAGATACAAGAGTTTGTCATAGACAAAATCAATGACTTTACTGGAAGTGAAGATCAACATTCATTTTTCACCTCAGCTGAAAGGGCACACTTGTTTGAGATCTGCCTGGAATCTATCCAGTATGACAAAGTAAAGTATGATTGTTTGATAACACATCTTTATCATATAAATTTAAATATCAGTAGAGCTGTACacctgtaattttttttagttcctTTAAGTGTTTTCACAAACTTAgcttaattttctttcattagGCTTGCACTATTctaattataaataattatttttaaaatgtctATGTTATTTGCCTCCCCATATTTTCTTCGTTTTGGAAAATAGAATTTTCTTCGTTAAGGTTTGGTTTGTTTCATAGCACCCCCTACCCCCCAACCCCTACAACCTCACCCCAACCCCAACCCCGGTATAGTCATGCCGTTTGCACCGAGCTTTAATGGTATCTTGAGTCCACGCATCAGGGTACTTCTCAATAGTCACATTGTTACATTGTCAAAGATAAATATGGAGTTGGACACGCACATACTGTCCACCCAAAAAAACACCACAGGTAAATGCTTGttccttattttattttttatcatttttagaaGCATCTTATGTCTCATGGAATCAAGTTCAGAGGGGAGCATGCATTCATTACAGATTGTCTACATTCTAAACCTCCAATCTTGGAGTCTGCATTTCCGCTTCACCAAGCTTGTGAACGAGAGAAGATATGGAAGAGAATGAAAGAGAATGTGATTTTGTGTCCTTTGCAAGAGATAAGGGATTATTATggtacaaaaaaataataaaagctGCTTTAACCTCAAGTGAACCACAATGAATTCCATTGTGAATTAGACAATGATAATGAAAGTAAATCTGAGTCTGTTACACTGTTATGGTAACCATGACTGTGTTAAGTGCAATCAAAATTTTTGGCATGTTGTCATGTTGCGAACATAATAATACAAAATACCAGAAAACACCAGCTTCAGCCTGtcatcttcgtcatcatcatcatcatcattatcatctctCCGTCACCATTATCATCATTGGGGGCGGATCTTGGATACATAATGATCGGTTTCTAAAACAACGAAAAAGTTTCTAGGCAGCCTTGTTCCCAGGACTTTTCACTGCCAAGAGTGGGACGGGACTTTTCCCTGGAAATGAGGTTGGTTTCTAAGGGGGTCCAGGGGCATGCTCCAGTGAGAGAGTGAGTCCCCTTTTCCGTGTTTCTGACCAATTTCCGTAAAACGGTGGAAACTGGtatggatccgcccctgatCATAGTTAGTATAATTTTATCTTGATTTTTGTTTGCTACCCATATGGCTttggatcttttttttttccgcaggAGAAAGTGTTGCATTTTACTTTGGATGGATGACTTGCTTTACTTGGACCTTAGTACCAATTGCATTTGTAGGAATCttactgtatttttttaagCCTCAAGGAGTAACTGTTGATGATAACCCCTTGTTACCATTATATGAGGTCTTTATGGCTTTCTGGGCGATTAGCTTTCTTACAGTAAGTAATATTATTTAGGATGATTGTGCACCCACTTGGTGTAATAATGCAAATGTAATGCTGGGTCTACCCCTGTGGAGAAGACCTTGTTACTCTCGGCCCTAGTTCTAGGTGGAGTGAATGAAATGGCAGCTCTGTTGTAGCAGAATAAAAGTGGCCTCTTGTTATTTAATAGTCAATACATTGTGTTACTTCCTTTGTTTATCTCTCAACCGGATAAAACAGACTTGCCATGTAACGGCAACTGTTGAAaggtaattattattattagtataacacaggtgattatacaaaatcgcgcgctctcattggctcgctatctcggttTATCAGCCAATAATCACCTTGAccgacaaaatggctgccagtagttgttttgccactgtaagtgaagatgatttggcgttgaaatgttttttttctcttttttgaaataatcacctgtgtatttatactaaaacaattatttgcctcaggctcagtgattatcggtgaacaTTCACCTCTACTTcatctcggtaaatattcaccaataatcactgagcctgaggcgaataatgaTTGTTAAACACTAGATTAAGCACTCAAAGATGCACCCAAATAAGAGCCATGATAATGGTTGACCATACTTTGATTTATGCAAAGTGTTGCATGAAATCAAAGGAATAAATGTCaaatatgataataattattatggtttaatctttcaatttaaataatattatttcgtTGTTTAAATCCAAGATATGGAAGAGGAAAGAGTCAGAATATTCCTTCATGTGGCGCACACATAAAATTGAAAACTCTGAACTTCTGCGTCCAGAATTCTCAGGTGATATGCGACCCAGCCCTGTCACTGGCAAACTGGAGAAGTATTTTCCAAGGTGGAAGAGATGGCTACGTTATGGGTTAAGTCTTATTTTAACTCTTCCCATTCTTCTCTTGGCTTTTGGGGCCATGCTTTGCTCACTCAACTTTAATGGTTATATCAAGGACAAAGAAAGCCCAGTATATGTTGCATCATTTGCTTACTTTGCAGAACCGGTAGGATTTTATGTAGTAACCTCTGTCTTTTTAAGTCCCTAGGGAGCTTCAGTTTTTGTTTATCTGTGAATTTTTGAGGTCATCATAAAAATGTGTAGTCTTACCTAGAACCAAACTTCAATGTCTTGTTGCAGGTTCTTGTCAGTAAGTGATGATCAATACTATACTTTTGAATATCTATAAGTCACTAGTTCATCCTTATCTAACCTATGGTCTTGCTGCCTGGGGCCTGGCATGCAAGACTCAtcttaataaaattttaatttttcagaaAAGGACTCTTCGGTTATTGTACTTCACAGACTGACATGAACATGCAATAATTATTCCTTTATTTCTTGAAGCAAACGTGCTACCAATAACTTTTCTTTATTATGAATCGGTATCAACTTTAATGTTACAGTATGATATCAACAATGGTAAAGCTCCAACAAACATGTTAAATTTATTTCAGAAAATTTCTAATATTCACTCATACAATACACGATCGTGTACAtctggaaaattctttgtcaaAAGTTCTAGATTggaaatacaaaacaatttctTCTCTCGACTCTGAGTAAAACTGTGGAATAAGATACCACGCTATATAAAGGATCTTCCTAAAAGAACTTTCAAACGAGTTCTTcgcaaattgctatttgataTTTTAGAAAAAGAGGATGACTATATTCAAATCCCCATGATTATCCAAAAAGTAGGTACATAGATACACTTGTTAtctatttaattttgtaatctgcaaggcttgtttttaatttgttttaatttaaggtttttattttttctttgaggTACTTATTTGAGTTGCTCGTGTATTTGTTTTGccccgcctcgactagcttcTCAGCTATTTGCGGAGTAAACTACCCCAACTTGTATTGTAAAGTTGTAATAAagttgagttgagttgagttgttgttctgttctgtcgttttgttgtgtttcattggccctgaaaagcccctatggggagcggtcaattattaaagtaatgtatgtatgtatgtatgtatgtatgtatgtatgtatgtatgatgtatgtatgtatgtatgtatgtatgtatgtatgtatgtatgtatgtatgtatgtatgtatgtatgtatgtacttgACTGTTTAAGTGATTGCACAGTAACTTTTTAGCAAACCAGTGACTGAAGTATCAAAGTTTTGTCCACTTAAATTTGTTTCTCTGTGTTTTTCAGGGCCATATTTTTGCTGCAGATAACAAGTACTATGGCTATCTGATTCCTACTATTGGTCATTCCGTGGTAATAAACATATTGAACAAACTTTACCGTTCTGTGGCACACATTTGCACTGATTTGGAAAATCATAGGTATGACCAAGAGTTTGACATTctattaaattatattttttgcatGAAGAAATTCTTATGCACATTATCAACTACAAAGAGTTCAACCATCTTGTGGGCCAATTCCATAAGCATgaaaactttgtttttgtttgtttgtttgttgagtGCAGGAGTGGGGGATTGTCAAGTAAACAAGTTCATATTTCCACCCCATTTTACCGAAGGGAGGACTGATTTGTGAATTAATATTGGCAAGGGAATGATGAACATGTAAGGCCAAGAGgcaatagtaattattattataggtTCAACCAAGAAGGGACTAGGATATGAACAATAAATTATGCCATAAACTATTTGTGGAACCTAAAACATACTTTGTGCATTCTCATTTCTTTTTAACAGGACAGAGAGAGACTGGGACAACTCCCTCATCATAAAGCGTGTGCTGTTTGAAGTGTTTGACTGCTTCTTGCCATTGTTCTACATTGCATTTTATCAATTAAATGTTGTAGCTCTACGTAGAGAACTAGTTGGATTGTTTTGGGGTGATGAAATCCGCCGCCTCATCACAGAATCACTTCTCCCTTATTTAACAGAAAAAGGTCATGTGTGGAAAATACAGCGAGAGTATGCCAAGAGTAAGAAAGATTCTGATGAAAAAGTTTTCATTCCATCTCAGGTTGGTGAGAACATTAAGACCTATGGTCAAGGTAGAATGTAAGCTTGCCATAGCACTGATGTTGTATTCATGAACTCGATCAAGAGCAAACTAAGGAACATGACCTCTTTTCTGCTTCAAAGGTGCAACAAGACATTGTTTTGGAGGAATATGAACAATTTGATGATTATTTGGAAATGGTTGTGCAGTTTGGGGTGAGTTGTTTATTTACAAATGAGacattatttcattttttgtacTCCACATTCTGCAGCTTATGACATTGTAAAGGATGTGTAATGGATCTTACTAAGTTCCCTAACACAAAAAACTATGTAATATTTGGCCTTCTGATTTTGACTAAACTTATTTCTTTGACaccctttctttttttcagtatGTGACATTATTTGCCTCTGCCTTTCCACTTGCTGCAGCTGttagcattttgtttttgttcattgagGGAAGAGCTGACTTGTTTAAATTGCTTTATGTGTATCAGCGACCAAGAGTCAGGAGGTAATCGAGTATCAGTTCTATTAAAACTTTGCAATAGTTAGCTTTGATTTTCACTGAACCCTGAGATGATCAATTTGTACTTTTTAGTAGACACCCTAGATTCATTCATTTTGTGCCCATAAGTTGTTGTAAAATGTGAGAGTTTTTGTTAGCTTGTCATGTGACGAATAATCGCTCAAATTTGTTTAATGTCAAGGTACCGGTAAGTTTTTACTGCTCTGTGGTCTAGTCTAGTTCCATTAATAGCTAAACATTATGCTTGACTATGTCATTGtggtaaatattaattttgcaagATACCAACTTATGACTTAGAAACTTTAGACAACTAGAATGCAGAAGTGCATGATGTATTTACATTTTtgaaattacttaatatttaaCAAGAATTAATAAGTGTCAGACTGCAATTCTGTAAAAATCTGTCAAGTAATTGCTTTCTTGTAGATCATAGATTTACTATATAGTCACTGAACTGGTTCCAATTCTTTTGTTTCACTGACAGGGCATCTAATATTGGAGTATGGTACAATGTACTTTATGCCATGATGGTTCTCTCCATGCTTACAAACAGCTTAATTGTTGGATTTTCCTCTGAACAACTTGCTGTTTGGTGTCCCTGGATGTATGAGACCATTGAGAATGATCAGTACATTGTTGATGGCTACGGAAGGTAACACAAAGATCCATACTTGATACTGTGCTGAATGCATATCAACAGATACTGAAAAAGTGTTTTATGGCATTCATGCAACcaatcttgtttttttctttttgtgtcacCTGTCATTGCTGTGCTGACTGGTTTTTAAAGTTAAACTCATTGATCCCTAGGAGTGAGACTGAGAGATTTTACTGactccagacgattttactcatcaatggggtgTGGTTCAGGGGTCAATGGTTTAACTACCTCTACATCCACTAAAAAAAACATGTCCCATTTTAAGgaattattaaaaaatatattattgttttaaagtGTTTTGAGCATGTCATATGCTGAGAATTTCATCTTGTTAATTTCAAGTGGTGACTAAGTAACACAGATTTTCCTAACTAGTCCCATCACAAATTTCATAGGCAAACCATAAGACATTAAACCTGTGCAATGGTCTTGCTTatgtctgttttctttgttaggTATGTTGTTGCGATTGTGTTTAGTATTGAGCATTTCCTGATCCTTTGTGCTGTAATTGCAAGATGCTTGGTGTCTGAAAAACCGAAATGGGTACGAATTGCAGTTGCCAGAGAGGAATACGAgaagaaacaagaagaaaaacaaaggaaagagaAAGGAGAGTAGGCAGTGCCATAACTACAGTTTTCTGACATGAAGTGGGTCCAAGCCTATCAGTCCAAAGC from Montipora capricornis isolate CH-2021 chromosome 12, ASM3666992v2, whole genome shotgun sequence encodes the following:
- the LOC138027131 gene encoding anoctamin-10-like isoform X2, which translates into the protein MSHGIKFRGEHAFITDCLHSKPPILESAFPLHQACEREKIWKRMKENVILCPLQEIRDYYGESVAFYFGWMTCFTWTLVPIAFVGILLYFFKPQGVTVDDNPLLPLYEVFMAFWAISFLTIWKRKESEYSFMWRTHKIENSELLRPEFSGDMRPSPVTGKLEKYFPRWKRWLRYGLSLILTLPILLLAFGAMLCSLNFNGYIKDKESPVYVASFAYFAEPGHIFAADNKYYGYLIPTIGHSVVINILNKLYRSVAHICTDLENHRTERDWDNSLIIKRVLFEVFDCFLPLFYIAFYQLNVVALRRELVGLFWGDEIRRLITESLLPYLTEKGHVWKIQREYAKSKKDSDEKVFIPSQVQQDIVLEEYEQFDDYLEMVVQFGYVTLFASAFPLAAAVSILFLFIEGRADLFKLLYVYQRPRVRRASNIGVWYNVLYAMMVLSMLTNSLIVGFSSEQLAVWCPWMYETIENDQYIVDGYGRYVVAIVFSIEHFLILCAVIARCLVSEKPKWVRIAVAREEYEKKQEEKQRKEKGE
- the LOC138027131 gene encoding anoctamin-10-like isoform X1, which codes for MAAGEYVICFSEKCQKEDVKQYFINCLSRNKFSVTREDFEGKTLLTVAAPFSVLADKAEEDGIEKATKENKIQEFVIDKINDFTGSEDQHSFFTSAERAHLFEICLESIQYDKKHLMSHGIKFRGEHAFITDCLHSKPPILESAFPLHQACEREKIWKRMKENVILCPLQEIRDYYGESVAFYFGWMTCFTWTLVPIAFVGILLYFFKPQGVTVDDNPLLPLYEVFMAFWAISFLTIWKRKESEYSFMWRTHKIENSELLRPEFSGDMRPSPVTGKLEKYFPRWKRWLRYGLSLILTLPILLLAFGAMLCSLNFNGYIKDKESPVYVASFAYFAEPGHIFAADNKYYGYLIPTIGHSVVINILNKLYRSVAHICTDLENHRTERDWDNSLIIKRVLFEVFDCFLPLFYIAFYQLNVVALRRELVGLFWGDEIRRLITESLLPYLTEKGHVWKIQREYAKSKKDSDEKVFIPSQVQQDIVLEEYEQFDDYLEMVVQFGYVTLFASAFPLAAAVSILFLFIEGRADLFKLLYVYQRPRVRRASNIGVWYNVLYAMMVLSMLTNSLIVGFSSEQLAVWCPWMYETIENDQYIVDGYGRYVVAIVFSIEHFLILCAVIARCLVSEKPKWVRIAVAREEYEKKQEEKQRKEKGE